In the genome of Triticum urartu cultivar G1812 chromosome 5, Tu2.1, whole genome shotgun sequence, one region contains:
- the LOC125508319 gene encoding uncharacterized protein LOC125508319, translating to MASSSSSTGARSSSHGGPPGYSPNPSPIPYREQPLAYEPSEDCPCHKKAARWISWSNANPGRRYLTCQRSRVGGCRWWRWIDDPTTPFLCQLLVDLRNAVNNLRRESTQLRGVNADLEMGIEDRSTQNNALRDALRKMKERN from the exons ATGGCATCCTCTTCCTCGTCAACTGGAGCACGCTCGTCCTCCCATGGTGGACCTCCTGGCTATTCTCCCAACCCTTCCCCGATTCCTTATCGTGAGCAGCCGCTAGCGTACGAGCCATCTGAAGATTGCCCATGCCATAAGAAAGCGGCGAGATGGATCTCCTGGAGCAACGCAAATCCTGGTCGTAGGTATCTGACCTGCCAGAGATCTCGG GTCGGAGGTTGCAGGTGGTGGCGATGGATTGATGACCCTACTACGCCCTTTCTTTGCCAACTTTTGGTCGATCTGCGCAACGCGGTGAACAACCTCCGGAGGGAGAGCACTCAGCTCAGAGGAGTCAATGCAGACCTGGAAATGGGGATTGAGGATCGAAGCACCCAGAATAATGCTTTGCGGGATGCATTGCGCAAGATGAAGGAACGAAATTAG